Below is a window of Lodderomyces elongisporus chromosome 3, complete sequence DNA.
ATAAAGACCCTAAAGTAAGAGAGCCATCTTCttacttgttgttgtgtatCTATATCCAGCCTCTTGAATAcagaacaaagaacaacacCCACACACTCTTTAGTATTCATTatcatttatttatttattggGCACCACTCCATTGAGTCACTCGAGGACTTACCCCAACCTCGAGTGCATGCATTGAGTAGTCCTGGCAACACTCAAAAGTACTCCatttacacacacactctttctctctgttttttttctgatgTACTCTAGACACCAACTGGCAACAGTTTATAgcgtatatatatatatatatatatatatatataagtcTCTTTTATAAGACGCGTCTTTTGGTTGCAAGTGCAGTTACGGCAAATGCAGAGGAgaaatttgcaaaaaccTTGTCAGAGCCACTTCACTAACAGATTTagcttttgcaaaataaacatacacttttgtttttttttgccaacACTTGACAAATggataaacaaacaaagaaagacacACAGGGTATAGGATGTTGTGTAACTGGTAACTGATGACCATTCAACATCAGACACGAAACACCAACcatttaaaagaaatacaGATTGTATCATCAATTCTAAAAGATTCTAATAgtacacacacaaacatacatacacacacacttaGTCAAATATGTGACAAATAGAAATTTAacataaaacaaaatatcaCTTGCACTATTCAACATTGTAACCAGTCTCTAGTCTCTAGTCTCCAATCCTCCAATCCTCCAGTTACTGTCTAGTCCTCACACTccaatattattttttcttttctttttctctttctttaatCAAAGCAGACAATCAATGCCTTCTTCCAAAATGGAGCTCTCTTGTACCTCTCCTTATCCTCTTCATTCTCCAACTCCAAAATCTCAGGATCATAAATCACCCTATCCTTATTGACATCAATGTCCAGCACCTTTTTACCCAACTTCCAGTTCCTGGTCCACACCTTGTGCACAATATAACATAACAAAAACACTGGTGCACCAAGATAATTCTCAAAGAAATTATTGGCATCAGCATCTCCCGCAGGAAACAAACTAGTCCAAAACTGCGCAATCAATATAAGCGAATTGATAAGAATGGCAACATACGAACCCCAAACACCAGTTGGCGAACGGTAGGCCAACGAGCTCAATGGAATACCATTATACTTCAAAGCCTGTCTAAACCTCACATGACAAacacaaataaacaacCAACAAAGCACAAACGAAATACCTGAAATGGATAAAAGCCAAGTGAAAAccgtttcttctttatcatAAGCAGCAATAAAGGCAAATAAACTCGAAATCACAGTAACAATCAATGCAGTCAATGGTCTTCCTCTCTTGTCAATATAATTCATCCATTTGGGTGCAAGTCCCTGTTCAGCCAACGACTGCATCAATCTTGGAGAACTATACATGGCAGCAGTAGCCACCGATGTAACCGAAATTAAAATAACTGCATTGATAATATGTGGAAGAACCTTGACTCCATGCAACTCAGCAGCCAACACATAGGGCGAGGCATGCGTAGCTGCATCACCCGAACCCATCAATCTATCAGAATTATATGGAACCAATAAACCAACAAACGTCAACGAtccaagaaacaaaatcacaACTTTGACATAAACCAATTTGGAAGCTGCACGAATAGAATGGCGTGGATTCTTGGTTTCACTAGCCGATAATGAAATAAACTCTGAACCACCCAACGAAAAAGCACCAGTAACAAATACTGAGGCCAAACCTTTAAATGAGGTAAATGCACCAGGATCATGGTAATATCTACCACCAATAAAACCTTGTGGtccaccaccaacatcaataaTCAATCCAAAAATAACAAACCCACAAAGCATCAACACTTTACAAGAGTTAAAAACACTTTCAAATACCGAGTACATCTTTGCACCACCAAAATTGATAAACACAACAAACACTAAAAAGATGGTGACCCATACATCTGGATTAATTGTGGTGGTCCAAAACTTGATAGTCATTGCTGCTGTAACCAATTCCAAACTAATAACACAACACCATTGGAAAGCATAGTTCCATCCCAATGCAAAACCCAAACTCTCATCAATAAACTTGGAGTAGTAAGATTGGAACCCACCAGGCAATCCACTATATGCAATAGTCAATTCTGATAATGAATTAATCATTGGTGCCAACATTGCAAGACCAGTGATGGCATATGCAATAAGCACACCAGCAGGACCAGCCATACGCAATTTACTTCCTGCAGCCACGAGCAAACCAGTACCCAAACCAGTTGACAACGACATCAAACGCAATTCAAACTTGGAAATAGCCTTTTGACGGTCGG
It encodes the following:
- the GNP1_1 gene encoding amino acid transporter — translated: MAQSINPVKSTSTHYEVEQRSVEKFEIDDNVSLSSQSKTSRTGSSPFQNYYYSVLDGFKRAPPVTEAGADRQKAISKFELRLMSLSTGLGTGLLVAAGSKLRMAGPAGVLIAYAITGLAMLAPMINSLSELTIAYSGLPGGFQSYYSKFIDESLGFALGWNYAFQWCCVISLELVTAAMTIKFWTTTINPDVWVTIFLVFVVFINFGGAKMYSVFESVFNSCKVLMLCGFVIFGLIIDVGGGPQGFIGGRYYHDPGAFTSFKGLASVFVTGAFSLGGSEFISLSASETKNPRHSIRAASKLVYVKVVILFLGSLTFVGLLVPYNSDRLMGSGDAATHASPYVLAAELHGVKVLPHIINAVILISVTSVATAAMYSSPRLMQSLAEQGLAPKWMNYIDKRGRPLTALIVTVISSLFAFIAAYDKEETVFTWLLSISGISFVLCWLFICVCHVRFRQALKYNGIPLSSLAYRSPTGVWGSYVAILINSLILIAQFWTSLFPAGDADANNFFENYLGAPVFLLCYIVHKVWTRNWKLGKKVSDIDVNKDRVIYDPEILELENEEDKERYKRAPFWKKALIVCFD